The following coding sequences are from one Salvia hispanica cultivar TCC Black 2014 chromosome 3, UniMelb_Shisp_WGS_1.0, whole genome shotgun sequence window:
- the LOC125214828 gene encoding uncharacterized protein LOC125214828, whose translation MHWEWRNCPAAWKEIHTSGFKAKHPTMILEAVADLPAGIWHAYFEVAGSNNDINASGPSPLFNDRAMALVPPSVLPPTATRHNMGYYLVDRIYPNRPVFMKTIKHAIGPKKSYFATRQEAARRDVERSFGALQSMGDGERSSTAVVYSQHRRYHVRVYHFAQHDCRK comes from the coding sequence atgcattgggagtggaggaACTGCCCCGCCGCCTGGAAGGAGATACACACTTCCGGCTTCAAAGCCAagcatcccacgatgatcctcgaagcCGTAGCTGACCTACCGGCTGGGatatggcatgcttattttgaagtggccgggtcgaacaacgacattaACGCCTCCGGGCCGTCACCCCTGTTCAACGATCGCGCAATGGCGTTGGTCCCGCCATCGGTTTTGCCGCCAACGGCAACCAGGCACAACATGGGATACTATTTGGTGGATCGGATATACCCAAACCGGCCCGTCTTTATGAAGACGATCAAGCATGCGATCGGGCCAAAGAAGTCCTACTTTGCGACCCGGCAGGAGGCAGCGCGCAGGGATGTTGAGCGCTCATTTGGTGCGCTCCAGTCGATGGGCGATGGTGAGAGGTCCAGCACGGCAGTGGTATATTCCCAACATCGGCGATATCACGTACGCGtgtatcattttgcacaacatgattgtcgaaagtGA